One Cryobacterium roopkundense genomic region harbors:
- a CDS encoding DoxX family protein codes for MSTMTFLDLQFALRILLAIVFIGAGITHFRPAVQRTMAAMIPPRLRVAGPANPRNLVIFTGVCEIAGGLGLLVPATAALAGVALIVFLAAVFPANAYAAAHKKRFGRVAIPFWPRLIAQLVLMALIVLAIL; via the coding sequence ATGAGCACCATGACGTTTCTTGACCTTCAGTTCGCCCTGCGAATCCTGCTTGCCATCGTCTTCATCGGCGCCGGCATCACGCACTTCCGGCCGGCCGTGCAGCGCACCATGGCGGCCATGATCCCGCCACGGCTGCGCGTCGCCGGGCCGGCCAATCCACGGAATCTCGTGATCTTCACCGGTGTCTGCGAGATCGCCGGTGGGCTCGGGCTGCTGGTGCCCGCCACGGCAGCGCTGGCCGGCGTCGCCCTCATCGTCTTTCTCGCGGCTGTCTTTCCCGCCAATGCCTACGCGGCCGCCCACAAAAAGCGTTTCGGCCGGGTGGCGATCCCCTTCTGGCCGCGGCTGATCGCCCAGCTCGTGCTGATGGCGCTCATCGTGCTCGCGATTCTCTAA
- a CDS encoding Nramp family divalent metal transporter gives MSSHNNSGDGLAVADPALSDGPAPKWKIVGPGLVVAATGVGAADMVATLVAGSRYGYGLLWAVILGVVLKIVLVEGAGRYTLATGKTIFEGWRSLGKWTTWYFGPYIMLWGFVYGATAMSSAALPLAALFPALPLPVWAILMGLAGLTMVWFGRYAIFEKITAVLVGIMFVTVVGLAVIAVPDFPAMIAGLVPIIPEGGVLYTLALAGGVGGTITLAAYGYWLREKGWSTPRWMKVMRIDNRMAYVMTGIFVIAMLVVGAEVVSAAGITLSAGDKGLVDLSTVLNDKYGVVVGTGFLVGFWAASFSSIIGVWNGVSLMFADFWGNMRGKASGHPDTRVGGKYFKFYLLWLTFPPMILFLLGQPIGLILAYGVLGSLFMPFLAITLLGLLNGKRIPVEWKNKLPTNIALSVCALLFIALGIQQLITAVKPLFG, from the coding sequence ATGAGTTCACACAATAATTCCGGAGACGGCCTTGCTGTCGCCGATCCGGCTCTCAGCGATGGACCCGCTCCGAAATGGAAAATAGTCGGTCCGGGACTGGTGGTTGCCGCCACCGGAGTGGGCGCGGCCGACATGGTCGCGACGCTCGTGGCCGGTTCGCGCTACGGTTACGGCCTGCTGTGGGCCGTCATCCTGGGCGTCGTTCTGAAGATCGTGCTCGTCGAAGGCGCTGGACGCTACACCCTCGCAACGGGTAAGACGATCTTCGAGGGCTGGCGGTCGCTCGGCAAATGGACCACCTGGTACTTCGGGCCGTACATCATGCTCTGGGGCTTCGTCTACGGTGCCACAGCGATGTCGTCTGCGGCCCTTCCCCTCGCCGCTCTCTTCCCTGCCCTGCCACTTCCCGTGTGGGCCATTCTCATGGGACTCGCCGGCCTCACCATGGTGTGGTTCGGCCGCTACGCCATCTTCGAGAAGATCACGGCGGTGCTCGTAGGCATCATGTTCGTCACAGTCGTCGGGCTCGCGGTCATCGCCGTTCCCGACTTCCCGGCTATGATCGCCGGTCTCGTGCCCATCATTCCCGAAGGCGGTGTGCTCTACACGCTCGCACTGGCCGGCGGCGTGGGCGGCACCATCACGCTTGCGGCCTACGGTTACTGGCTGCGAGAAAAAGGCTGGTCGACGCCGCGCTGGATGAAGGTCATGCGCATCGACAACCGTATGGCGTACGTCATGACCGGTATCTTCGTGATCGCCATGCTCGTGGTCGGCGCCGAGGTCGTCAGTGCGGCCGGCATCACCCTGAGTGCTGGAGACAAAGGCCTCGTCGACCTGTCGACGGTTCTCAATGACAAGTACGGCGTCGTGGTGGGAACCGGGTTCCTTGTCGGATTCTGGGCGGCATCCTTCTCGTCGATCATCGGCGTGTGGAACGGCGTGAGCCTGATGTTCGCGGATTTCTGGGGCAACATGCGAGGCAAGGCCTCGGGCCACCCCGACACGCGCGTGGGTGGCAAGTACTTCAAGTTCTACCTGCTCTGGCTCACTTTTCCACCGATGATCCTGTTCCTGCTCGGCCAGCCGATCGGACTCATCCTCGCCTACGGTGTGCTCGGCTCGCTCTTCATGCCCTTCCTCGCGATCACCCTGCTGGGGCTGCTCAATGGGAAACGGATCCCTGTCGAGTGGAAAAACAAGCTGCCCACGAACATTGCGCTCAGCGTCTGTGCACTGCTCTTCATCGCGCTCGGGATCCAGCAGTTGATCACGGCGGTCAAGCCGCTTTTCGGCTAG
- a CDS encoding alkaline phosphatase family protein: MTPLPGAGSAATDRRQFLRIAIGTGAAVLLSAAPGAVWAVAPTAATAEAVPGSRTRVYVLVVDGCRPDEITTHLTPRLHELRTGGTNFPAARSLPIMETIPNHVMMMTGVRPDRSGVSANAVYDRAEGVVRDLDRPTDLRFPTLLERLRETGRTTGSVLSKAYLFGIFGERATYRWEPSPLVPITDHAPDQFTMDALIAMVDSADPDLVFTNLGDVDRVGHSDVTGTTLRAARTAALASADHQVGRFVDHLVATDRWSSSVLIVLADHSMDWSIPTNVISVDQILSGQPELRDNIVIGQNGGADLLYWVGAAETRTAALASVRDLVLAHPGVLSIADPSELRLGVEAGDLVVYCRAGWRFSDPTVVANPIPGNHGHPATEPIPFFITGGSDRVGPRRVLSDPARTVDVAPTIGALFALPPPEGGYDGVSRSGAFTLVG, translated from the coding sequence GTGACGCCGCTGCCCGGCGCGGGGTCGGCGGCAACGGATCGTCGTCAATTCCTGAGGATCGCCATCGGGACGGGCGCCGCTGTGCTGTTGTCTGCCGCTCCCGGCGCGGTGTGGGCCGTGGCGCCGACTGCAGCAACAGCGGAGGCCGTGCCGGGGTCTCGCACGCGGGTGTACGTGCTGGTTGTCGACGGGTGCAGGCCCGATGAGATCACCACACACCTCACCCCTCGGTTGCACGAGCTACGCACTGGGGGAACGAATTTTCCCGCGGCCAGGTCGCTGCCGATCATGGAGACTATCCCGAACCACGTGATGATGATGACGGGCGTGCGCCCCGACCGCTCCGGAGTTTCGGCGAACGCCGTCTACGACAGGGCGGAGGGCGTCGTGCGCGACCTTGATCGGCCGACCGATCTCCGATTCCCAACTCTGCTCGAACGACTCCGGGAAACCGGTCGAACCACGGGGTCCGTGTTGAGTAAGGCATACCTGTTCGGCATCTTCGGTGAACGGGCCACTTATCGGTGGGAGCCATCACCCCTCGTCCCTATCACCGACCACGCCCCGGATCAGTTCACCATGGACGCTCTGATCGCCATGGTTGACTCCGCCGATCCCGACCTGGTCTTCACGAACTTGGGCGACGTCGACAGGGTGGGTCATTCCGACGTGACGGGCACCACGCTGCGCGCGGCACGCACGGCCGCGCTGGCCTCTGCGGACCATCAGGTGGGGCGATTCGTCGATCATCTCGTTGCCACCGACCGGTGGTCGAGCAGTGTGCTGATAGTCCTCGCCGACCACTCGATGGACTGGTCGATTCCGACCAACGTCATCTCAGTGGACCAGATTCTCTCGGGCCAGCCCGAGCTTCGCGACAACATTGTGATTGGACAGAATGGCGGGGCCGACCTGCTGTACTGGGTCGGTGCTGCGGAAACTCGCACCGCAGCGCTCGCCTCCGTGCGTGATCTTGTCCTGGCGCATCCCGGGGTGTTGTCCATCGCCGATCCCTCGGAGTTGCGCTTGGGGGTGGAGGCGGGCGACCTCGTGGTCTATTGCCGAGCGGGGTGGCGGTTCTCCGATCCGACCGTTGTGGCGAACCCGATACCCGGTAATCACGGGCATCCGGCGACCGAGCCAATCCCGTTCTTCATCACGGGTGGCAGCGACCGGGTGGGGCCGAGGAGAGTGCTCTCGGACCCCGCCCGCACGGTTGACGTCGCGCCGACCATCGGCGCGCTCTTCGCCCTCCCGCCGCCCGAGGGTGGCTACGACGGAGTGTCCCGATCGGGGGCCTTCACCCTGGTGGGTTGA